A single region of the Candidatus Binatia bacterium genome encodes:
- a CDS encoding GNAT family N-acetyltransferase: MQTTIVPYERIPAGEWDAFVRGTPGGTFFHLTGWKDVLERAFGFRSCYLGARRDGAMVGALPLFELRSILGGTTLLSVPFAVEGGICAVDDEARRALDATALNLYRERKAKHLELRKPTDEENMAAIPRKQRRMVRVGQQSGLTSRAGFDDLDAFHDLYARSVHQLGTPVFPRRYFQLLCERFPEECALLTVRHGDTPVAAVLSFFFNDTVMPYYAGSRREYFRQAVNDFLYWELMRYARERGCTAFDFGRSKKGTGAYDFKCHWGFDPQPLRYRVYVPAGQAAVERSMSSEGMQFLRKAWTRLPLGLTKLLGPPLIRRFGALYT; the protein is encoded by the coding sequence ATGCAAACCACCATCGTCCCATACGAACGCATCCCCGCCGGCGAGTGGGATGCGTTCGTCCGCGGCACGCCCGGCGGCACGTTCTTTCATCTCACGGGATGGAAGGATGTCCTCGAGCGGGCCTTCGGTTTTCGTTCCTGCTACCTCGGCGCACGGCGGGACGGCGCCATGGTCGGTGCGTTGCCGCTGTTCGAGCTGCGGTCGATCCTCGGCGGCACGACGCTGCTGTCGGTACCGTTCGCCGTCGAGGGCGGCATCTGCGCCGTCGACGATGAAGCGCGCCGGGCGCTCGACGCGACGGCCCTGAACCTCTATCGCGAGCGCAAGGCGAAGCACCTCGAGCTGCGCAAGCCGACCGACGAGGAGAACATGGCAGCCATCCCGCGCAAGCAGCGGCGCATGGTGCGGGTCGGTCAACAGAGCGGCCTGACGTCGCGCGCCGGGTTCGACGACCTCGACGCGTTTCACGACCTGTACGCCCGCAGCGTACACCAGTTGGGCACGCCGGTGTTCCCGCGGCGCTACTTCCAGCTCCTGTGCGAGCGTTTCCCCGAGGAGTGCGCGCTGCTGACGGTCCGGCACGGCGACACGCCGGTGGCAGCGGTGCTGAGCTTCTTTTTCAACGACACCGTGATGCCCTACTACGCCGGCAGCCGGCGCGAGTACTTCCGTCAGGCGGTCAACGACTTCCTGTACTGGGAGTTGATGCGCTACGCGCGGGAGCGCGGCTGTACGGCCTTCGACTTCGGCCGCAGCAAGAAGGGCACAGGGGCGTACGACTTCAAGTGTCATTGGGGCTTCGACCCACAGCCGCTGCGGTATCGCGTGTACGTACCGGCCGGCCAGGCGGCGGTCGAACGCAGCATGAGCAGCGAGGGCATGCAGTTCCTGCGCAAGGCGTGGACGCGATTGCCGTTGGGCCTGACCAAGCTACTGGGGCCGCCTCTGATCCGGCGGTTCGGGGCGTTGTATACGTGA
- a CDS encoding DUF3473 domain-containing protein: MTVNALTVDVEEYFHPNAMDDAVDPGQWDGLPHRVEGNTFKVLDLLDELDTRATFFVLGWVAERWPGLVRDIARRGHEVASHGYAHRLVYKLGADGFRADVVRGKRILEEALGDRVTGFRAASWSIVAGTPWAFDILVEEGFEWDSSVFPVRHDIYGIPGFSRFPVRIRCTAGTLLEIPPSTVRFAGMTLPVAGGGYFRLLPYAVTRWAIRRINRVDGAAAMVYVHPWEFDVDQPRLAARASARLRQYANLAQTERRLRRLLRDHRFAPLRDVFRKGCATELDMRTPALAGTVVGVVGRP; the protein is encoded by the coding sequence ATGACCGTCAACGCTCTCACCGTCGACGTCGAGGAGTACTTCCATCCCAATGCGATGGACGACGCGGTCGATCCGGGGCAGTGGGACGGGTTGCCGCACCGGGTCGAGGGCAACACGTTCAAAGTGCTGGACCTTCTGGACGAACTCGATACGCGCGCGACCTTCTTCGTCCTCGGCTGGGTGGCGGAGCGCTGGCCGGGGTTGGTGCGCGACATCGCGCGACGCGGGCACGAGGTGGCATCGCATGGCTACGCGCACCGCCTGGTCTACAAACTCGGGGCGGACGGTTTTCGCGCCGATGTGGTTCGCGGCAAGCGCATCCTCGAGGAGGCCCTCGGGGATCGCGTTACCGGCTTTCGGGCCGCGAGCTGGTCGATTGTCGCCGGAACGCCGTGGGCCTTCGACATTCTGGTCGAGGAAGGGTTCGAGTGGGACTCCAGCGTCTTCCCGGTGCGGCACGACATTTACGGGATCCCGGGATTCAGCCGATTCCCAGTGCGCATCCGCTGCACGGCGGGAACGTTGCTCGAGATCCCGCCATCGACGGTGCGCTTCGCTGGCATGACCCTGCCGGTCGCGGGAGGAGGGTACTTTCGCTTGCTTCCCTATGCCGTCACACGCTGGGCAATCCGCCGCATCAATCGGGTCGACGGGGCAGCGGCGATGGTTTACGTGCACCCCTGGGAGTTCGACGTCGACCAACCCCGGCTTGCGGCTCGCGCCTCCGCGCGATTGCGTCAGTATGCCAATCTCGCACAAACAGAGCGCCGCTTGCGGCGGCTGCTGCGCGATCACCGTTTTGCCCCGTTGCGAGACGTTTTTCGCAAAGGCTGCGCCACCGAACTGGATATGCGAACGCCCGCCCTCGCGGGTACGGTGGTCGGCGTGGTGGGACGGCCGTGA
- a CDS encoding AAA family ATPase yields the protein MALYDHFYGFRAAPFTLNPDPRFLFLSRRHREALAGLVHSIDERKGFSVLAGEVGTGKTTLVHAILAELGSRVRTAILFNPGLSRAELYAHLLSEFRLPEQATVLGAIRALNTFLLEQFAADTRVVVVLDEAHALPAEVLEEVRLLSNFETSQAKLLQVVLVGQPELIARLEARDLRQLRQRIALRFQLGPLTFAETVAYMRSRVQAAGGKPDLFLPATFVAVYRFSGGTPRLINVICDHALLAGFVRDRRQIGPEHVAGVVSDLGLVAVARVGLWQLLRGPHRRPGESGPLIAVPGHALGGVE from the coding sequence ATGGCATTGTACGACCACTTTTACGGCTTCCGCGCCGCGCCGTTCACACTGAATCCGGACCCGCGTTTCCTCTTCCTCAGTCGGCGCCACCGGGAGGCCCTGGCGGGCCTCGTGCACAGCATCGACGAGCGCAAGGGATTCTCGGTTCTGGCGGGCGAGGTCGGCACCGGTAAGACGACTCTGGTCCACGCCATCCTCGCGGAACTGGGTTCCCGGGTGCGTACGGCGATCCTCTTCAACCCCGGGTTGTCGCGAGCCGAACTCTATGCGCACCTGCTGAGCGAGTTCCGGCTGCCCGAGCAGGCGACGGTACTGGGCGCCATTCGGGCCCTCAATACGTTCCTTCTGGAACAGTTCGCCGCGGACACCCGTGTCGTCGTGGTGCTTGACGAGGCCCACGCCCTTCCTGCCGAGGTGCTGGAAGAGGTGCGCCTGCTGTCGAATTTCGAGACCTCGCAGGCGAAGCTCCTCCAGGTCGTGCTGGTGGGGCAACCCGAGCTGATCGCTCGCCTGGAGGCCCGCGACCTGCGCCAATTGCGCCAACGCATCGCGCTGCGGTTTCAGCTTGGCCCTCTGACTTTCGCGGAGACGGTGGCGTACATGCGGTCACGGGTGCAGGCGGCCGGCGGAAAGCCGGACCTCTTCCTGCCAGCAACCTTCGTGGCGGTCTACCGGTTCAGCGGCGGCACACCGCGACTCATCAATGTCATCTGCGATCATGCTCTGCTCGCGGGTTTCGTGCGGGACCGCCGCCAAATCGGCCCCGAACACGTCGCCGGCGTCGTGAGCGACCTCGGTCTGGTTGCGGTGGCGCGGGTGGGGCTGTGGCAATTGCTGCGCGGACCGCACCGACGGCCGGGCGAGTCCGGCCCCTTGATAGCGGTGCCGGGACACGCCCTCGGGGGCGTCGAATGA
- a CDS encoding ATP-binding protein translates to MTDVSAALAVAAAVFAVVTVWREPAGRRIERSFVLGLTLVAWWTVATAIVVRVPFWTAAERMFLGLHCAASAPWWYLAARLSAGGAAGVVGPWRTAILLQAAVSLLAAVAAGAAGIDWVTGIGSEPTVVLSRLGTAAVGVGAVPAVVGLVLVGRMLAGGSVGLPVLAVGVTAAMAGVLWASVGMLWRGYFTIGWLISPAVVVSLAAVLWAVGLVWPAAPRRPAPSRRFVFETIAVAVVLVYLLAAQSIVALVARIAAGVAPVLPVIVAALAVAAFLLAAGSQRVRHYFRGAIGRYLFRSKHDYGEVWIHLTEMIARAKGPGDLLQRAALFCRDLLYVSEASVWLVGPSGAVARATTTRPESGPPAEIEPRPVDDATADDHAVAFAWAAGCALASPLRLNGQVLGFLAVGVPGETRRFDDEDRRVLQYIAAQVASAVALYRSGEEVAEAREVASFHRLSAFIIHDLKNLVAQQSFVLQNASTYRHDPAFMADALEAFDDSTNRMRALIERLRARGEAGAAVPAVVAPWDLLDLLGELLTMPRVGRRPGCRISLLRPEQGGPCLVTADRNSLGQVFENLLINAVESLPAEGGDLIVRIARDGPQWRIAVSDTGCGIPEAFRREHMFRPFRTTKPGGLGIGLYQCRSLVDAAGGSITVRSREGYGTEVTVCLPAAPGPATESNPHQKDQDAETPSADRR, encoded by the coding sequence GTGACTGACGTCAGCGCCGCGCTCGCGGTGGCGGCCGCCGTATTCGCCGTGGTCACGGTGTGGCGTGAGCCGGCGGGGCGGCGGATCGAGCGTAGCTTCGTGCTCGGTCTGACCCTGGTGGCGTGGTGGACGGTGGCGACCGCGATCGTTGTTCGCGTTCCTTTCTGGACCGCGGCCGAACGTATGTTCCTCGGCTTGCACTGCGCGGCGTCGGCCCCGTGGTGGTATCTCGCCGCGCGGTTGAGCGCCGGCGGCGCAGCGGGTGTCGTCGGCCCGTGGCGTACGGCGATCCTTTTGCAGGCGGCCGTCTCGTTGTTGGCGGCGGTCGCGGCTGGCGCGGCGGGGATCGACTGGGTGACCGGCATCGGCAGCGAGCCAACGGTAGTACTAAGTCGGCTCGGGACCGCGGCGGTCGGTGTCGGTGCCGTCCCCGCCGTAGTCGGGCTGGTTCTCGTTGGTCGAATGCTTGCCGGCGGGAGCGTCGGCCTGCCGGTACTGGCAGTCGGCGTAACCGCGGCCATGGCGGGGGTCCTGTGGGCATCCGTCGGCATGCTCTGGCGCGGGTACTTCACGATCGGGTGGCTGATCTCGCCGGCGGTGGTGGTCAGCCTCGCGGCGGTGCTCTGGGCCGTCGGCCTCGTCTGGCCCGCCGCCCCGCGGCGGCCGGCGCCGTCGCGCCGCTTCGTGTTCGAGACGATTGCCGTCGCCGTGGTGCTCGTTTACCTGCTGGCGGCGCAATCGATAGTCGCGCTGGTCGCCCGGATCGCCGCCGGGGTTGCACCGGTGTTGCCGGTGATCGTTGCTGCCCTCGCGGTGGCCGCGTTCTTGTTGGCGGCAGGCTCGCAGCGCGTGCGCCATTATTTCCGGGGGGCCATCGGACGATACCTGTTCCGCAGCAAGCACGATTACGGCGAGGTGTGGATTCATCTGACCGAAATGATCGCCAGAGCGAAGGGGCCGGGCGACCTCCTCCAGCGTGCCGCCCTGTTCTGCCGCGATCTGCTCTACGTCTCGGAGGCGAGTGTGTGGCTGGTCGGGCCTTCGGGCGCCGTCGCCCGGGCGACGACGACCCGGCCCGAATCCGGCCCCCCGGCGGAGATTGAGCCCAGACCCGTCGACGACGCCACCGCCGACGACCATGCCGTCGCGTTCGCGTGGGCCGCCGGGTGCGCCCTGGCGTCACCGCTCCGGCTCAACGGGCAAGTGCTGGGCTTTCTTGCCGTCGGGGTGCCCGGCGAAACCCGGCGCTTCGACGACGAAGATCGTCGGGTCCTACAATACATCGCTGCCCAGGTGGCCAGTGCCGTCGCCCTGTATCGTTCCGGCGAGGAGGTGGCCGAAGCGCGCGAGGTGGCCTCGTTTCACCGCCTCTCTGCCTTCATCATTCACGATCTCAAGAACCTGGTCGCGCAGCAGTCCTTCGTCTTGCAGAACGCGTCGACGTATCGCCACGATCCCGCCTTTATGGCCGATGCCCTGGAGGCTTTCGACGACTCGACGAACCGCATGCGTGCCCTGATCGAGCGACTGCGCGCCCGCGGCGAGGCCGGTGCGGCGGTTCCCGCTGTGGTGGCACCGTGGGATCTCCTCGATCTGCTCGGAGAATTGCTGACCATGCCGCGCGTTGGGCGGCGTCCTGGTTGCCGGATCAGTCTGCTTCGACCCGAGCAGGGAGGACCGTGTCTGGTTACCGCCGATCGCAACAGCCTGGGACAGGTGTTCGAAAACCTGCTAATCAACGCCGTCGAGAGCCTGCCGGCGGAGGGGGGCGATCTTATCGTACGCATCGCGAGAGACGGACCGCAGTGGCGCATCGCCGTCAGCGACACCGGCTGTGGCATTCCGGAAGCGTTTCGGCGCGAGCACATGTTCCGGCCGTTTCGCACCACCAAGCCCGGAGGTCTCGGGATCGGCCTTTACCAGTGCCGATCGCTGGTCGACGCTGCCGGCGGCTCGATTACGGTGCGCAGCCGCGAAGGTTATGGTACCGAGGTAACAGTGTGTTTACCGGCGGCTCCGGGGCCAGCGACCGAATCCAACCCACATCAGAAGGACCAAGATGCCGAAACCCCGTCTGCTGATCGTCGATGA
- a CDS encoding TIGR03013 family PEP-CTERM/XrtA system glycosyltransferase — MIRHLSPRSVTIVLVETAWILLSLAVLFALERTLQQSSLNLAQLAQQVGFAAVLYLASFYYCDLYNFEHMQVRRELISASIRTFSVLAIVFAALLLFTHWLEFSSDLILLHLAATTGFVLGVRTHIDGVLVRLGLTSRVAIVGTGPEGRRLAQEITRRSELAQEVCCFVGPEEIGTIPLGSRRGGTLTPLPVIASRELADFAATRRISRILVATADVGDMLPVDDLLTCKAQGFEVLDGHTFYERLLGRIFLADLSPRWLIFSEGFVRSRGSRFLKRLIDLIVAGGVLVVTAPVAALVAAAIKLGDGGPVLFRQTRVGINGTLFSLYKFRSMRIDAERDSGPKWAEVDDPRVTWLGRWLRSLRIDEIPQAWNVIRGEMSFVGPRPERPEFVGMLQSVIPYYDYRHAVRPGITGWAQVNYPYGATVEDARRKLEYDLYYVKNLSTLMDFFILLRTVKIILFGWGSR; from the coding sequence ATGATCCGCCATCTGTCGCCCCGCAGCGTAACGATCGTCCTGGTCGAGACGGCCTGGATACTGCTCAGCCTGGCGGTCCTGTTCGCACTGGAGCGCACCCTTCAGCAGTCCTCTTTGAACCTCGCTCAACTGGCGCAGCAGGTCGGTTTCGCCGCGGTCCTATACCTGGCCAGCTTCTACTATTGCGATCTTTACAACTTCGAGCATATGCAGGTCCGGCGCGAGCTGATCTCGGCGTCGATCCGCACCTTCAGTGTGCTGGCAATCGTGTTCGCCGCGCTTCTCCTGTTCACCCACTGGCTGGAGTTCAGCTCCGACCTGATTTTGCTGCACCTGGCGGCAACGACGGGGTTCGTTCTGGGCGTGCGTACCCATATCGACGGCGTGTTGGTGCGGCTTGGCCTGACGAGCCGCGTTGCCATCGTCGGCACCGGACCGGAGGGCCGGCGACTCGCTCAGGAGATCACCCGGCGCTCGGAATTGGCTCAGGAGGTATGCTGTTTCGTAGGCCCCGAGGAGATCGGCACGATTCCTCTAGGATCGCGGCGTGGCGGTACTCTGACCCCGCTGCCGGTAATTGCGTCGAGGGAATTAGCCGACTTCGCCGCCACGCGCCGCATCAGCCGCATCCTGGTGGCGACGGCGGACGTCGGCGATATGCTGCCGGTAGACGACCTCCTGACGTGCAAGGCGCAGGGCTTCGAGGTGCTCGACGGACACACCTTTTACGAGCGGTTGCTCGGGCGGATCTTCCTGGCCGACCTCAGCCCCCGGTGGTTGATCTTCTCCGAAGGATTCGTACGCTCGCGCGGCAGCCGTTTTCTGAAGCGGCTGATCGATCTGATCGTCGCCGGAGGCGTGCTGGTGGTCACTGCGCCCGTAGCGGCGCTGGTCGCCGCCGCGATAAAGCTCGGCGACGGCGGCCCCGTTCTCTTCCGCCAAACCCGCGTTGGCATCAACGGCACCCTTTTCAGTTTGTACAAGTTTCGCTCCATGCGCATCGATGCAGAGAGGGACTCCGGACCGAAGTGGGCGGAGGTCGACGACCCGCGCGTGACGTGGTTGGGACGGTGGTTGCGGTCGCTGCGCATCGACGAGATCCCGCAGGCGTGGAACGTGATCCGTGGAGAAATGTCATTCGTCGGGCCACGGCCCGAACGGCCGGAGTTTGTCGGCATGCTGCAGTCAGTGATCCCCTATTACGATTACCGCCACGCGGTTCGACCCGGCATCACCGGCTGGGCCCAGGTCAACTACCCTTACGGAGCGACGGTGGAGGACGCCCGGCGCAAGCTCGAGTACGATCTCTACTACGTAAAGAACCTGTCGACCCTGATGGACTTCTTCATCCTGCTGCGGACGGTGAAGATCATCCTGTTCGGATGGGGAAGCCGCTGA
- a CDS encoding polysaccharide biosynthesis/export family protein: MGGAMGAILALGIGCAASRAPRPPEAPAGNPYEILPGDQLELIVWREQQLSGPVQVRPDGKITVALLGDVQAAGLTPEQLSETIRQGLVKYIDSPNVVVRLNTTSRRFFISGNVRAPGTYDLRPNQTLVQAIAVAGGFSDFADRNDIRVVRAGAAAPLDVNYDAIVSGREPDLVLQPDDTVVVP, encoded by the coding sequence ATGGGCGGAGCTATGGGCGCCATCCTAGCGCTGGGAATCGGCTGCGCGGCTTCGCGTGCGCCCAGGCCACCCGAAGCCCCGGCAGGCAATCCATACGAAATCCTCCCCGGGGACCAACTCGAACTGATCGTCTGGCGCGAGCAGCAGCTTTCCGGTCCCGTGCAGGTGCGACCGGACGGGAAGATCACGGTAGCCTTACTCGGAGACGTTCAGGCCGCCGGATTGACCCCCGAGCAGCTCAGCGAAACCATTCGTCAGGGACTGGTGAAGTACATCGACAGCCCAAACGTCGTTGTGCGGCTCAATACAACCAGCCGGCGCTTTTTCATTAGCGGCAACGTCCGAGCCCCGGGCACGTACGACCTGCGGCCCAATCAGACCCTCGTTCAGGCGATTGCCGTGGCGGGGGGTTTTAGCGACTTCGCCGACCGGAACGACATCCGCGTCGTCCGCGCCGGTGCGGCAGCACCGCTCGACGTCAACTATGACGCCATCGTCTCCGGCCGAGAACCTGACCTCGTGCTGCAACCGGACGACACTGTAGTAGTCCCCTGA
- a CDS encoding PEP-CTERM sorting domain-containing protein — MTEEGTEMMRSERGKSGFLTGAVSMLVVLGFVLWAPAAQALPFINGAFGMTGLWRPYDGATALPATTSTATAIDFRPPFLGGTGSFFVSAGSQVGDYTGMPDFAAGTIKDFAFAGPGSASFPLAPIATFWTLTSGATTWSLDLTTVTLVSQTANSIVLQGFGFAKMTGRDDTPGQWDFTANQTGAAFNWSATQSAAIPEPATLSLLGIGLSALYLKRRIKR; from the coding sequence ATGACCGAGGAGGGGACTGAGATGATGAGAAGCGAGCGTGGCAAATCCGGTTTTCTAACGGGCGCGGTATCCATGCTGGTCGTGCTTGGCTTTGTGTTATGGGCTCCGGCCGCCCAGGCATTGCCCTTCATCAACGGGGCCTTCGGTATGACCGGACTGTGGCGTCCGTATGACGGCGCAACCGCGTTGCCGGCCACCACATCGACGGCCACCGCCATCGACTTTCGACCGCCCTTCCTGGGGGGTACGGGATCGTTCTTCGTCAGCGCCGGTTCCCAGGTGGGCGATTATACGGGCATGCCCGACTTCGCGGCCGGCACGATCAAGGACTTCGCGTTTGCTGGGCCCGGCTCCGCAAGTTTTCCACTCGCGCCAATCGCGACCTTCTGGACGCTGACGAGTGGAGCGACAACCTGGAGTCTGGATCTTACGACTGTCACCCTGGTGTCCCAGACGGCGAATTCGATCGTGCTGCAGGGGTTCGGCTTCGCGAAGATGACGGGCCGCGATGACACCCCGGGCCAGTGGGATTTCACGGCGAACCAAACAGGTGCGGCGTTTAACTGGAGCGCGACACAGTCGGCTGCGATCCCCGAGCCGGCGACGTTGTCGTTGCTTGGCATTGGCCTTTCCGCTCTGTATCTGAAGCGCCGGATTAAGAGATAG
- the wecB gene encoding UDP-N-acetylglucosamine 2-epimerase (non-hydrolyzing): MKILSVVGARPNFVKIAPILRALDRIRPNLSKPLMSLLVHTEQHYDDEMSAAFFQDLRIPTPNHTLGVGSGTHATQTGEIMRRFEPVLFEERPDLILVVGDVNSTAACALTAAKLCIPVAHVEAGLRSFDRTMPEEINRIVTDALSELLFTTEESGNVNLRREGHPPEHIHFVGNVMVDSLHWCRDLAARSTILERLRLPSREAGGYALVTLHRPSNVDTPQTLARVLDALGQVAREVPVVFPAHPRTRARIAEFGLNRYVAEFDPAAGPQANGRLTLLSPVGYVDFFRLMEAARLVLTDSGGIQEETTCLGIPCLTMRDNTERPVTLTAGTSTLVGNDAERILSSARAALAAPMPPAHAPPLWDGHAAERIAAVLVERG; this comes from the coding sequence ATGAAGATCCTCTCGGTTGTCGGGGCCCGCCCCAATTTCGTGAAGATCGCACCGATCTTGCGTGCGCTCGACAGGATCCGTCCAAATCTCTCGAAGCCTCTGATGTCACTCCTCGTCCATACCGAGCAGCACTACGACGACGAGATGTCGGCGGCGTTCTTCCAGGATCTGCGCATCCCCACGCCAAACCATACTCTCGGCGTCGGATCGGGAACGCACGCAACCCAGACCGGCGAGATCATGCGCCGCTTCGAGCCTGTGCTCTTCGAAGAACGTCCCGACCTCATCCTGGTCGTCGGCGACGTCAACTCGACAGCCGCCTGCGCGCTGACGGCGGCGAAACTCTGCATCCCCGTAGCGCACGTCGAGGCGGGTCTGCGCAGCTTCGATAGGACGATGCCGGAAGAGATCAACCGGATCGTGACCGATGCGCTCTCCGAACTGCTGTTTACGACCGAGGAAAGCGGTAACGTCAATTTGCGCCGCGAGGGGCATCCGCCCGAGCACATCCACTTCGTCGGCAACGTCATGGTCGATTCTCTGCACTGGTGCCGTGACCTGGCGGCGCGCTCCACGATCCTCGAGCGGCTGCGTCTACCGTCACGCGAGGCCGGAGGATACGCCCTGGTCACCCTGCACCGGCCGAGCAACGTGGATACCCCGCAGACGCTTGCGCGCGTACTCGATGCACTCGGCCAAGTGGCCCGCGAGGTGCCCGTCGTGTTCCCGGCCCATCCGCGGACGCGGGCGCGTATCGCCGAGTTCGGCCTGAACCGTTACGTTGCGGAATTCGATCCGGCCGCGGGCCCGCAAGCCAACGGCCGTCTCACGCTGCTGTCGCCGGTCGGTTACGTGGACTTCTTCCGCCTCATGGAGGCGGCGCGCCTCGTCCTTACCGATTCCGGAGGGATCCAGGAAGAGACGACATGTCTCGGGATTCCGTGCCTGACGATGCGCGACAATACCGAACGGCCCGTGACCCTGACCGCCGGCACCAGCACCCTGGTCGGTAACGATGCGGAACGAATTCTGTCCAGCGCCCGCGCCGCGCTGGCCGCGCCGATGCCGCCCGCACACGCCCCGCCGCTCTGGGACGGCCACGCCGCCGAACGGATCGCAGCCGTACTGGTGGAAAGAGGCTAA
- a CDS encoding polysaccharide biosynthesis tyrosine autokinase: protein MPTPLFKAGRGTAVGERFRVLRSRIETVGFGTFMVTSALDQEGKTLCATNLAFALSTSLGAGVILVDADLRRPNVGSWFGIRGGNGLADCLLGDARWSECLRATEHQHLRLLPAGRESGLSTELLASDRMATLLTEIKAANPRHYVIVDAPPLLLTADPLVLARHVDHVLLVVRAGITPRAAVQKAIEMLGSERFLGIVLNGTEGNLSDYYQYRYGRYGYDRPTAPD from the coding sequence GTGCCGACCCCGTTGTTCAAGGCCGGTCGGGGCACCGCTGTTGGCGAGCGGTTCCGTGTCCTGCGCAGCCGTATCGAAACAGTTGGGTTCGGTACGTTCATGGTCACCAGCGCCCTCGACCAGGAGGGCAAGACCCTGTGCGCGACCAATCTCGCCTTCGCGCTGTCGACCAGTCTCGGAGCGGGAGTTATCCTGGTAGACGCCGACCTGCGGCGTCCTAACGTCGGCTCGTGGTTTGGTATCCGCGGCGGCAACGGACTTGCCGACTGCCTGCTTGGCGATGCACGCTGGAGCGAATGCTTGCGAGCAACCGAACACCAACATCTACGACTGCTGCCGGCAGGGCGCGAGTCTGGCCTGTCGACCGAATTGCTCGCCTCCGATCGCATGGCAACGTTGCTGACCGAGATCAAGGCGGCCAACCCGCGACACTACGTCATCGTGGATGCGCCGCCGCTGCTCCTTACCGCCGACCCACTCGTCCTTGCCCGTCACGTAGACCATGTCCTCCTTGTCGTCCGCGCCGGCATAACGCCTCGCGCCGCCGTGCAAAAAGCGATCGAGATGCTCGGGTCGGAGCGTTTTCTCGGCATCGTCCTCAACGGCACCGAGGGTAACCTGTCCGATTACTACCAGTATCGATACGGCCGCTACGGGTATGATCGTCCAACCGCACCCGATTGA
- a CDS encoding sigma-54 dependent transcriptional regulator, which translates to MPKPRLLIVDDHEHILKQLAWALKEDFDVHTALSKAEALDKLREVRPSLLTVDLTLSPYGGPRREGFDVLAAALRLDAAIKAIVITSDQDEATAMEAVRLGAFDYFTKPLPLEELQAALKRAAYRSDLERRAQRAADVPATVAGIVGESAAMVELCGLVRRVAQTDLTVLILGESGVGKELIARAVWSLGGRGDKPYVVVNCAAIPETLLESELFGHEKGSFTGAHAQKKGKLEVADTGTVFLDEIGDLSPGLQAKLLRFLQERTVERVGSTRPIKLDVRVVAATNRDLQSDVQAKVFREDLYYRLKVLPVRVPPLRERGDDVILLANYFLDRAAADTGAPRRRLSRDAETALMRHHWPGNVRELENVIRAAAVTCTRESIAARDLDLGPEAAGPTGLRDARDQVERAMIERALQRNQGVVSHAAKELEISRVTLYDLMQKHGIRVGDGGQGNGEN; encoded by the coding sequence ATGCCGAAACCCCGTCTGCTGATCGTCGATGACCACGAACACATCCTGAAGCAGCTCGCCTGGGCGCTGAAGGAGGACTTCGATGTGCACACCGCCCTCAGTAAAGCCGAGGCGCTGGACAAATTGCGCGAGGTGCGCCCGAGTCTGCTGACAGTCGATCTGACGTTGTCTCCGTACGGAGGCCCGCGACGCGAGGGGTTCGACGTCCTGGCGGCGGCGTTACGCCTCGATGCGGCGATCAAGGCTATCGTGATCACCAGCGATCAGGATGAAGCGACGGCCATGGAAGCGGTCCGGCTCGGAGCGTTCGACTACTTTACCAAGCCACTGCCGCTGGAGGAGCTGCAGGCCGCCCTGAAGCGCGCCGCCTATCGTTCCGATCTCGAACGCCGCGCACAGCGGGCAGCGGACGTGCCCGCGACGGTGGCGGGAATCGTGGGAGAGTCGGCGGCCATGGTGGAACTGTGTGGTCTGGTGCGGCGGGTGGCGCAAACCGACCTGACCGTGCTGATCCTCGGGGAAAGCGGGGTGGGTAAGGAACTCATCGCGCGCGCGGTGTGGTCGCTCGGCGGGCGCGGCGACAAGCCGTATGTGGTAGTGAACTGCGCGGCAATCCCCGAGACATTGCTCGAGAGCGAGCTCTTCGGGCACGAGAAAGGCTCGTTCACAGGGGCGCACGCGCAGAAGAAGGGCAAGCTGGAAGTCGCCGACACCGGCACGGTGTTCCTCGACGAGATCGGCGATCTGAGCCCCGGCCTGCAGGCGAAGTTGCTGCGCTTTCTGCAAGAGCGAACCGTCGAGCGGGTGGGGTCGACGCGGCCGATCAAGCTCGATGTGAGAGTGGTTGCGGCGACGAATCGCGACTTGCAGAGCGACGTGCAGGCGAAGGTGTTCCGCGAGGACCTGTACTACAGGCTCAAGGTCCTGCCGGTGCGCGTGCCGCCCCTGAGGGAGCGCGGCGACGATGTCATTCTGCTCGCCAACTACTTCCTCGACCGGGCCGCGGCCGATACCGGCGCCCCGCGCCGGCGGTTGAGTCGCGATGCCGAGACCGCGCTCATGCGCCACCACTGGCCGGGGAACGTGCGCGAGTTGGAGAACGTCATCCGTGCCGCGGCGGTAACGTGCACGCGCGAATCGATCGCCGCCCGGGACCTCGATCTCGGTCCCGAGGCCGCCGGGCCGACAGGTCTACGCGACGCGCGCGACCAGGTCGAACGTGCGATGATCGAACGCGCCCTGCAGCGCAACCAGGGCGTTGTCAGTCACGCCGCCAAGGAACTCGAGATCAGCCGGGTGACGCTGTACGACCTGATGCAAAAGCACGGCATCCGCGTGGGCGACGGTGGTCAGGGCAACGGAGAGAACTGA